From Humisphaera borealis, the proteins below share one genomic window:
- a CDS encoding RNA polymerase sigma factor: protein MTEIGEDTLERARSGNRRAIEAVFRQVHPGVCRLVRALCGDADFADRIVDISFRHALTVLPRWNEHVDPEHWFSHHALQTVRRVSPGRPDSADDLLVKAVASDQQTPAWAAFVRGIRRLPPQQAEAFILHHGQRMNSRLLGVSMDCSTTAAENHLRAADNAMRALAGEQFEPLTRVLRTAVVALGPSPDVTEQFVTARVGAWADRRSAVRIARLVFLTVVISLLALAWIYRADLLRLIGLQ, encoded by the coding sequence ATGACCGAGATTGGTGAAGACACGCTCGAACGCGCCCGAAGCGGGAACCGCCGTGCGATTGAAGCGGTCTTCCGACAAGTGCACCCCGGCGTTTGTCGGCTGGTGCGTGCCCTCTGCGGCGACGCCGACTTCGCAGATCGCATCGTCGACATCAGCTTCCGCCACGCGCTGACGGTGCTGCCCCGCTGGAACGAACACGTCGATCCCGAGCACTGGTTCTCGCACCACGCCCTTCAGACGGTCCGAAGGGTGTCGCCCGGCCGGCCCGATTCGGCGGATGACCTGCTCGTGAAAGCGGTCGCTTCCGACCAGCAAACCCCCGCGTGGGCCGCGTTCGTCCGCGGGATCCGCCGACTGCCACCGCAGCAGGCCGAGGCGTTTATCCTGCATCATGGCCAGCGGATGAACAGCCGGCTGCTGGGGGTGTCGATGGACTGTTCGACCACCGCCGCCGAGAACCACCTTCGCGCCGCCGACAATGCGATGCGGGCGCTAGCGGGCGAACAGTTCGAACCTCTGACGCGTGTGCTTCGCACGGCCGTTGTCGCACTGGGTCCCTCCCCCGATGTCACGGAACAGTTCGTCACTGCCCGTGTCGGTGCCTGGGCGGATCGTCGGTCGGCGGTCCGAATTGCCCGGCTCGTATTCCTGACCGTTGTCATCTCGTTGCTCGCTCTTGCGTGGATTTACCGCG
- a CDS encoding ATP-dependent Clp protease ATP-binding subunit, producing MFERFTDRARKVMALANQEAQRFNHEYIGTEHILLGLVKEGSGVGANVLKNLDVDLRKVRLEVEKLVKSGPDMVTMGKLPQTPRAKKVIEYAIEEARNLNHNYVGTEHLLLGLLREHDGVAAQVLMNLNLKLEEVREEVLNLLGAGVETEEPAQEKQSSKGKSKTPALDSFGRDLTELAKEGQLDPVIGRKNEIERVIQILCRRQKNNPVLLGEAGVGKTAIVEGLAQMIITGQVPELLADRRLVVLDLAMMVAGTKYRGQFEERIKAVMNEVRRAKNVILFIDELHTLVGAGGAEGAIDASNVLKPALSRGEIQCIGATTFDEYRKYIEKDAALARRFQSVTVEPPNKKDAVEILRGLRDRYEAHHRVQITDAALEAAVELSDRYITGRALPDKAIDVLDEAGARIRLRSMTKPPNLAELEEQIERLSIQKDEAVKNAEYEEAARLRDSAETLRAKKEEMQRAWRDRAKEVDGVVDEEVIAEVVSKMTGVPLTRLEKEEAQRLLELENELHRRVISQDEAIKAISKTIRRARSGLKDPNRPMGSFLFLGPSGVGKTLLSKALAEFMFGDEDALIQIDMSEYMEKHNVSRLIGAPPGYVGYEEGGQLTERIRRRPYSVVLLDEIEKAHPDVFNMLLQIMEEGRLTDSFGRHVDFRNVIMIMTSNIGSELIKGGGPSMVLSNFGRKASGQQEERNYQQIKDTVMKELERFMRPEFIGRLDDVIVFRPLNRSHLENIVELELKKVTKRLVDHGLKIEVTNEAKEFLIEKGTNADFGARPLRRAIEQHVEDPLSEDILRGAFKGKDVIRISVKENDDKVKHLYFETGTDGDGKSEAEKGQLAKAASSDAT from the coding sequence ATGTTCGAGCGGTTCACAGATCGGGCTCGTAAGGTGATGGCGCTGGCCAATCAGGAAGCCCAGCGCTTCAATCACGAGTACATCGGAACGGAGCACATCCTTCTTGGCCTGGTCAAGGAAGGTTCCGGTGTGGGCGCAAATGTATTGAAGAATCTGGACGTCGACCTGCGTAAGGTTCGACTCGAGGTGGAGAAGCTCGTCAAGAGCGGCCCCGACATGGTGACGATGGGCAAACTGCCCCAGACACCCCGGGCCAAAAAGGTCATCGAGTACGCGATCGAGGAAGCGCGGAACCTTAACCACAACTACGTCGGCACCGAGCACCTGCTGCTCGGCCTCCTTCGCGAGCACGACGGCGTTGCGGCACAGGTCCTGATGAACCTGAATCTGAAGCTGGAAGAGGTGAGGGAGGAAGTTCTCAACCTTCTGGGAGCCGGCGTGGAAACTGAAGAACCTGCACAGGAAAAACAGTCCTCTAAGGGCAAAAGCAAAACCCCCGCACTCGACAGCTTCGGTCGAGACCTGACCGAACTGGCCAAAGAGGGCCAGCTCGACCCGGTCATCGGTCGCAAGAACGAGATCGAGCGGGTCATCCAGATCCTCTGCCGTCGGCAGAAGAACAACCCCGTTCTCCTCGGCGAGGCCGGCGTGGGCAAGACCGCGATCGTCGAGGGCCTCGCCCAGATGATCATCACCGGTCAGGTCCCCGAGCTGCTTGCCGACCGACGGCTGGTCGTGCTTGATCTGGCGATGATGGTCGCCGGTACCAAGTACCGCGGCCAATTCGAGGAACGCATCAAGGCGGTGATGAACGAAGTTCGTCGCGCCAAGAACGTCATCCTCTTCATCGACGAGCTGCACACGCTGGTGGGTGCCGGTGGAGCCGAAGGCGCGATCGACGCGTCCAACGTGCTCAAGCCCGCCCTCAGCCGTGGCGAAATCCAGTGCATCGGTGCGACGACCTTCGACGAGTACCGCAAGTACATCGAGAAGGACGCCGCCTTGGCCCGCCGATTCCAGTCGGTCACGGTCGAGCCGCCCAACAAGAAGGACGCCGTCGAAATCCTTCGCGGCCTGCGCGATCGGTACGAAGCGCATCACCGCGTGCAGATCACCGATGCCGCTCTCGAAGCCGCGGTCGAGCTGTCCGACCGGTACATCACCGGCCGTGCGTTGCCCGACAAGGCAATCGACGTCCTCGACGAAGCGGGTGCCCGCATCCGCCTGCGGTCGATGACCAAGCCGCCAAATCTCGCCGAGTTGGAAGAGCAGATCGAACGGCTGAGCATCCAGAAGGACGAAGCGGTCAAGAACGCCGAGTACGAAGAAGCCGCCCGCCTTCGCGACAGCGCCGAGACGCTGCGTGCTAAGAAGGAAGAGATGCAGCGGGCCTGGCGCGACCGCGCCAAGGAAGTGGACGGCGTCGTCGATGAAGAAGTCATCGCCGAGGTCGTCAGCAAGATGACCGGTGTGCCGCTCACGCGCCTGGAGAAGGAAGAAGCCCAGCGCCTGCTCGAACTCGAAAATGAGCTGCACCGCCGAGTCATCAGCCAGGACGAGGCGATCAAGGCGATCAGCAAGACGATCCGCCGCGCTCGCAGCGGCCTCAAGGATCCGAACCGACCGATGGGTTCGTTCCTGTTCCTCGGACCGTCCGGCGTCGGCAAGACGCTGCTGTCCAAGGCGCTCGCCGAGTTCATGTTCGGCGACGAAGACGCGCTCATTCAGATCGACATGAGCGAGTACATGGAGAAGCACAACGTCAGCCGGCTGATCGGCGCGCCCCCGGGCTACGTCGGTTACGAAGAAGGCGGCCAGCTCACCGAGCGCATCCGCCGTCGGCCGTACAGCGTGGTCCTGCTCGACGAAATCGAGAAGGCCCACCCCGACGTGTTCAACATGCTGCTGCAGATCATGGAAGAAGGCCGGCTGACCGACTCGTTCGGCCGGCACGTCGACTTCCGCAATGTCATCATGATCATGACCTCGAACATCGGTTCGGAGCTGATCAAGGGTGGCGGACCGTCGATGGTGCTCTCGAACTTCGGCCGCAAGGCATCGGGCCAGCAGGAAGAGCGCAACTACCAGCAGATCAAGGACACGGTCATGAAGGAACTCGAACGCTTCATGCGTCCGGAGTTCATCGGCCGTCTCGACGACGTCATCGTGTTCCGTCCGCTCAACCGTTCCCACCTGGAGAACATCGTCGAGCTGGAACTGAAGAAGGTGACCAAGCGCCTGGTCGATCACGGACTCAAGATCGAGGTGACCAACGAAGCCAAGGAGTTCCTGATCGAGAAGGGAACGAATGCCGACTTTGGCGCTCGACCGCTGCGTCGGGCGATCGAGCAGCACGTGGAAGACCCGCTGTCGGAAGACATCCTGCGTGGCGCCTTCAAGGGCAAGGATGTCATCCGTATCTCGGTGAAAGAGAACGACGACAAGGTCAAGCACCTGTACTTCGAGACCGGCACCGACGGCGACGGCAAGAGCGAAGCCGAAAAGGGTCAGCTCGCCAAGGCCGCCAGCAGCGACGCGACCTAA
- a CDS encoding VTT domain-containing protein — MKFFSLLFDLLRHLGEDAKWEAMITYIGTTNLYVVLFAIVFAETGLVVTPFLPGDSLLFALGAIGTRDVGINLPLITTLLIIAAIIGDAVNYWIGFKLGPKVFSRDEGPGAKKGVMDKLLNKKHLLRAQEFYEKYGGKTIILARFVPVVRTFAPFVAGVGKMNYLKFAMYNVVGAIAWVSICVGAGVLFGSTPFVKKNFELVIVGIVVISVLPMAIEFIRAKRAAKSGGSAVVEVATIGKSEETAIK, encoded by the coding sequence ATGAAGTTTTTCTCGCTGTTATTCGATCTGCTGCGACACCTCGGAGAGGACGCCAAATGGGAGGCGATGATCACTTATATCGGCACCACAAACCTTTACGTGGTGCTGTTTGCGATCGTATTCGCCGAAACCGGCCTGGTCGTAACGCCCTTCCTGCCGGGGGATTCGCTCCTGTTCGCCTTAGGTGCTATCGGCACGCGGGACGTGGGCATCAACCTCCCGTTGATTACAACCCTGCTGATCATCGCCGCGATCATCGGTGACGCGGTGAATTACTGGATCGGCTTCAAGCTGGGTCCGAAAGTGTTCAGTCGCGACGAAGGGCCTGGGGCAAAGAAGGGCGTGATGGACAAACTGCTGAATAAAAAGCACCTGCTTCGGGCCCAGGAGTTCTACGAGAAGTACGGTGGCAAGACGATCATCCTGGCCCGGTTCGTTCCGGTCGTCCGCACGTTCGCCCCTTTCGTGGCCGGCGTCGGCAAGATGAATTATCTCAAGTTCGCGATGTACAACGTCGTCGGGGCGATCGCGTGGGTGTCAATTTGCGTTGGTGCCGGCGTCCTGTTCGGCAGCACGCCGTTCGTGAAGAAGAACTTCGAACTGGTCATCGTCGGCATCGTGGTGATTTCGGTCCTGCCGATGGCGATCGAGTTCATCCGGGCCAAAAGGGCGGCTAAGTCAGGCGGGTCGGCGGTGGTCGAAGTCGCGACCATTGGCAAGAGCGAGGAGACGGCGATAAAGTGA
- a CDS encoding DUF7577 domain-containing protein: MTTSTEFVTCPHCGAQNYQTAQLCHHCQMALPTVATSPRLVTGGAEATSSAGAKLQSDELRKQSKKATNTLLAVAILNLVAGAIFYAIGSQAGRNRMDETVLATILAVSGLFGALYFGLWFWARKTPFLPSLIGMIIYVIFTVVTFALNASSGKVTIPWLNIVIIALLVQGMNAAKKSDEIKRKFGLQ; encoded by the coding sequence ATGACCACCTCGACCGAGTTTGTGACCTGCCCGCACTGCGGCGCTCAGAACTACCAGACCGCCCAGCTCTGCCATCACTGTCAGATGGCTCTACCGACAGTGGCGACTTCGCCGCGACTGGTGACCGGCGGCGCAGAAGCGACTTCCTCGGCCGGGGCAAAGCTCCAGAGCGACGAACTTCGCAAACAGTCGAAGAAGGCAACCAATACCCTTCTGGCTGTTGCGATCCTTAACCTGGTCGCAGGGGCGATCTTTTATGCGATCGGCTCCCAGGCGGGCCGCAACCGAATGGATGAGACCGTCCTGGCAACGATTCTGGCAGTCAGCGGCCTGTTCGGGGCTCTCTACTTCGGGCTCTGGTTCTGGGCGCGCAAGACTCCGTTCCTGCCTTCGCTCATCGGGATGATCATCTACGTCATCTTCACGGTGGTGACATTCGCGCTGAATGCGTCGTCCGGGAAAGTGACCATTCCGTGGTTGAACATTGTGATCATCGCCCTGCTCGTGCAGGGGATGAACGCTGCAAAGAAGAGCGACGAGATCAAGCGAAAGTTCGGATTGCAGTAG
- a CDS encoding SpoIIE family protein phosphatase produces MALPDTDNLSLTDFVDRETLQEIQDSFAAVAQVKATITDAEGNVLTQAMPTRGFLRRQRALAEAAGLAEDGQPTRAGAEYVAPIVVDDKRVGTIRMSATSSPAPIDEGKLQQLALKYGLDIKQLKTLATQLNRARGGQAASIQFLFLLANAIARLCFQEYQLRQRINEITAVYSITMMLSESRDLKKVLNRAARFVAEVMSAKAASIRLVDEERDELTIQAVFNLSPQYLSKGRIQLSKAEIDLEALGADGFAFVANMQDDPRVIFPQESAREGIVSMLSVGMRYKGRPVGVMRVYTDHEQRFSPLKIDLLKAVAAQAAAAIENTRLLEDAAVADALEREVQTAADVQQRMIPQTPPVVPGLDLASVYVPCYTLGGDFFDFITLPDDNLGLAIADVSGKGVPASLTMAMVRSFLRAQVDNVYYLYEVVKRINLLACRDVRPGEFVTLFYGVLDARNRRFTYCNAGHPPAMLFRNGQVTELNADNMVLGVDPDEDYKQSFIHLEPGDALLLYTDGLPDGRNFLDEAFGRQRVIEAFKEGGKTAEEIAQNVLWRQRKFVGMAKRTDDVTMIVVKVR; encoded by the coding sequence ATGGCCCTCCCCGACACCGACAATCTAAGCCTTACCGATTTCGTGGACCGCGAGACGCTCCAGGAGATTCAGGACTCGTTCGCCGCGGTGGCGCAGGTGAAGGCGACCATCACCGACGCCGAGGGCAACGTGCTGACCCAGGCGATGCCGACGCGCGGTTTTCTGCGGCGGCAGCGTGCCCTGGCCGAGGCCGCCGGGCTGGCCGAAGACGGGCAGCCCACCCGGGCCGGTGCCGAATACGTCGCTCCGATTGTCGTTGACGACAAGCGCGTGGGCACCATCCGCATGTCGGCCACTTCGTCCCCGGCACCGATCGACGAGGGCAAGCTCCAGCAACTGGCTCTGAAGTACGGTCTGGACATCAAGCAACTCAAGACGCTCGCCACCCAGCTCAATCGGGCGCGCGGGGGGCAGGCGGCGTCGATCCAGTTTTTGTTCCTGCTGGCCAACGCGATCGCACGGCTCTGCTTCCAGGAATACCAGCTCCGCCAGCGGATCAACGAGATCACCGCGGTTTACAGCATCACGATGATGCTCTCGGAATCGCGCGACCTGAAAAAGGTGCTGAACCGCGCGGCGCGGTTCGTCGCCGAGGTGATGAGCGCCAAGGCCGCCTCCATCCGCCTTGTCGATGAAGAGCGCGATGAGCTGACGATCCAAGCGGTCTTCAATCTCTCGCCGCAATACCTGAGCAAGGGTCGCATCCAGCTCAGCAAAGCCGAGATCGACCTTGAGGCGCTCGGGGCCGACGGCTTCGCGTTCGTTGCCAACATGCAGGATGACCCGAGGGTGATCTTTCCGCAGGAGTCTGCCCGCGAAGGCATTGTGTCGATGCTTTCGGTCGGCATGCGGTACAAAGGGCGGCCGGTCGGCGTGATGCGTGTTTATACGGACCACGAGCAGCGCTTTAGCCCGCTGAAGATCGACCTGCTCAAGGCGGTGGCGGCGCAGGCGGCGGCGGCGATCGAGAATACGCGACTGCTGGAAGACGCGGCCGTCGCCGACGCGCTGGAGCGCGAAGTCCAGACCGCTGCCGACGTCCAGCAGCGGATGATCCCGCAAACCCCGCCAGTCGTTCCGGGTCTCGACCTGGCCAGCGTCTATGTGCCGTGCTACACGCTGGGTGGCGACTTCTTCGACTTCATTACGCTCCCCGACGACAACCTGGGCCTGGCGATCGCCGACGTCAGCGGCAAAGGCGTGCCCGCGAGCTTGACCATGGCGATGGTGCGGTCATTCCTGCGGGCGCAGGTCGATAACGTCTATTACCTGTACGAAGTGGTGAAGCGAATCAACCTACTCGCCTGCCGCGACGTACGGCCGGGAGAGTTCGTCACGCTGTTTTATGGCGTGCTCGATGCGCGCAACCGCCGGTTCACGTACTGCAACGCGGGTCATCCGCCGGCGATGCTTTTCCGCAACGGGCAGGTGACGGAGTTGAACGCCGACAACATGGTGTTGGGGGTCGATCCGGACGAAGACTACAAGCAGTCCTTCATTCACCTGGAGCCGGGCGATGCGCTGCTGCTGTACACCGACGGCCTTCCCGACGGCCGTAACTTCCTCGACGAGGCGTTCGGCCGGCAGCGTGTGATCGAGGCGTTCAAAGAGGGTGGCAAAACCGCCGAGGAGATCGCCCAGAACGTGCTCTGGCGTCAGCGGAAGTTTGTGGGGATGGCCAAGCGAACGGACGACGTGACGATGATCGTGGTGAAGGTTCGCTAA